In Labilibaculum sp. DW002, the genomic window ATCCGCGCCGTCGTGAGAACAGCCATTTTTAACAAACTAGAAGTTGTTGGAATAAATCGAGGTTACGAAGGATTAATCAAGGGTGATTTCGAGCATATGAAATCATATGATGTAAGTAACATTATCCAAAAAGGAGGAACTATCTTAGGTTCTGCAAGAAGTCAGGATTTTAGAAGTGTAGAGGGACGAAAAAAAGCACACGAGCAAATGCTTGCTGCTAAAATGGATGCTTTAGTTGTAATTGGTGGTGATGGAACATTCTCCGGGGCTCGTATTTTTACTCAAGAGTACGACATTCCTGTTGTTGGAATTCCAGGTACAATTGACAATGACCTATACGGAACAGATTATACCATTGGTTTCGATACAGCCTTAAATACAGTTATCGATGCCGTTGATAAAATTCGTGATACAGCAAGTGCTCACAACCGCTTATTCTTTATCGAGGTTATGGGACGTGATGCCGGATTTTTAGCATTAAGAAGTGGTATTGCTACAGGAGCTGAAGCTATTTTGATTCCAGAACGTCAGACGCATACAAAAGACTTAGAGAAGTATTTGGCTCTTGGTTATAAAGGACACAAAAACTCAGGTATCGTAATTGTTGCCGAAGGTGATAAATCAGGTGGAGCTTATACCATTGCCGGTGAAATTGAGAAGAAGCATCCTGAGTATGATATTCGTGTATCAGTATTAGGACATATGCAACGCGGTGGTGCACCATCGGCTTTCGACCGAGTTACAGCAAGTACTTTGGGAGTAGCTGCAGTTGATGCTTTGCTAGATGACCAAAAAAGTATCATGGTAGGAATGGTAAATGGAGAAGTATCTCACGTACCTTTCAATAAGACCATTAAGAATAAGAAAAAGGTAAAAGATTCATTGATTACAATCAACGATGTTCTTTCTATCTAAGAAATCTCATTCCGGTGGTTATTGTTCATGCAATTTTTCCTTTCAGGATTTAATGCCCAAGTGTTGAGATTCTGGTTAGAACTCATAACTTTGAGAAAAATGCCTAATAAATGAACAAGACTACCGAATTCGCAGATATAATACTGCCACTTCCATTGGCCCAACTTTTTACCTATTCAATTCCTGAAGAGCTAAAAGTTGATGTGGCCATTGGAAAAAGGGTGGTTGTTCCTTTTGGCAATAAAAAATTCTATACTGGAATTGTAAAAAACATTCACGGGAATCCACCAAAAGATTATTCCACAAAAGAAATATTAGCTTGCTTGGATGATTCTCCAATCATCAACAATTTTCAATTTCAATTTTGGGATTGGATTTCACAATACTACCAGTGTGTTCTTGGCGATGTATTTAAAGCTGCTATTCCTTCTGGCTTAAAGCTAGAAAGTCAAACCAAAATAACTGCGAACGAAGAATTTCAAACGCAGGAACTACTCAGTAAAACAGAAGAACAAATTTTGAATGTACTAAAACATTCAAAAGACGTTAACATCTCAACTTTAAATCAAGCTACAGGTTTAAAAAATACGCTTCCGCAGATCAAGTCCCTACTAGAAAAAGGTGCTATCACAGTCGAAGAGCAAATTATTAACGCTTACAAAGAAAAAACAAAGCAGTTTGTTCGATTGGCATCTGATTTTAGTGAATCAGAAATGGGAGATCTTATTATTGGTTTAAAAAGAGCGAAAAAGCAGCAAGAGATCCTACTCTCCTATTTGAATTTATCAAAATACTATTTTGAAGAAACTGCTCAAAAAGTATCCCTTACAGAATTTCTAAAATCAGGAGATTTTTCACGAGCTGTTTTAAAAAGCTTGGTCGAAAAACAAATTCTTGAAATTTATCATGAAAAATTAGATCGTATAGATCTATCACATACAGAGACTTCTGGTTTAAAAACATTAAACGAATATCAAGAAAAAGCCATTGCAGAAACTAGAAAACATTTTCAAGAGAAAAACTGTGTATTGCTTCATGGAGTAACTTCAAGCGGTAAGACTGAAATTTACATTCACCTGATTCAAGAGCAATTGCAACAAGGAAAACAAGTTCTTTACTTGCTACCCGAAATTGCTTTAACGACTCAAATCATCACAAGACTTCGAACTGTATTTGGCAATAAAGTAGGTATTTACCATTCCAAATTTAACGATGCCGAACGAGTAGAAATCTACAATAACGTCAATCAGAATGATCCTGAAAATGCTTATCAAGTAATTCTTGGCGTGCGCTCCTCTGTTTTTCTTCCTTTTAAAAACCTAGGACTTATAATTGTTGATGAAGAACACGAAAACACCTATAAACAATTCGATCCTGCACCAAGGTATCACGCTCGCGATGCAGCGCTTTATTTGGCACATCTGCACAAAGCAAAAACCTTACTCGGAACAGCTACACCAGCTATTGAAACCTATTACAACGCAAAAACAGGCAAATATGGTTTGGTAGAATTATTTCAAAGGCATCAGAATATCGAAATGCCCGAAATTATAATTGCTGATATAAAGGAAGCACGAAGAAAAAAAAGAATGAAATCCATTTTCTCTCCTGAGTTAATGGAAATGATGACAACAAGTCTTGAAAACAAGGAACAGATTATTCTTTTTCAAAACAGAAGAGGATATTCCCCTTATCTGGAATGCAAATCGTGTGGTTGGGTTCCTCATTGCCCAAACTGTTCTGTAAGCCTTACTTATCACCAATACAACAACCAATTGGTTTGCCATTATTGTGCGCATAGCATTCAACCACCAAACAATTGCGATCAATGTTCTTCTTCTGAAATTGAAGATAGAGGTTTTGGCACCGAAAAAATTGAAGACGAATTGCATAGCTTTTTTCC contains:
- the priA gene encoding replication restart helicase PriA, which codes for MNKTTEFADIILPLPLAQLFTYSIPEELKVDVAIGKRVVVPFGNKKFYTGIVKNIHGNPPKDYSTKEILACLDDSPIINNFQFQFWDWISQYYQCVLGDVFKAAIPSGLKLESQTKITANEEFQTQELLSKTEEQILNVLKHSKDVNISTLNQATGLKNTLPQIKSLLEKGAITVEEQIINAYKEKTKQFVRLASDFSESEMGDLIIGLKRAKKQQEILLSYLNLSKYYFEETAQKVSLTEFLKSGDFSRAVLKSLVEKQILEIYHEKLDRIDLSHTETSGLKTLNEYQEKAIAETRKHFQEKNCVLLHGVTSSGKTEIYIHLIQEQLQQGKQVLYLLPEIALTTQIITRLRTVFGNKVGIYHSKFNDAERVEIYNNVNQNDPENAYQVILGVRSSVFLPFKNLGLIIVDEEHENTYKQFDPAPRYHARDAALYLAHLHKAKTLLGTATPAIETYYNAKTGKYGLVELFQRHQNIEMPEIIIADIKEARRKKRMKSIFSPELMEMMTTSLENKEQIILFQNRRGYSPYLECKSCGWVPHCPNCSVSLTYHQYNNQLVCHYCAHSIQPPNNCDQCSSSEIEDRGFGTEKIEDELHSFFPEARIGRMDLDTTRKKMAYENLIYKFENHELDILVGTQMVSKGLDFDNVSLVGVLNADSMLNYPDYRAYERSYQMMAQVSGRAGRKKKRGKVLIQTFTPEHPIIKNVIENDYVSMYSSQLSERQEFIYPPYYRLINICLKDKNQTKLDQAANVLAKSLRKVFGARIFGPQSPVINRIQNYYIINILLKIEKKSSPAKAKWILNQHANHLKNMEQFKSIQINFDVDPM